One region of Scophthalmus maximus strain ysfricsl-2021 chromosome 13, ASM2237912v1, whole genome shotgun sequence genomic DNA includes:
- the b3galt8 gene encoding beta-1,3-galactosyltransferase 2 produces the protein MRTPHSWRLVKLLAVSSVLVLTAQFLVSTRTQHPAKPDGLTVQRGGALSPHTYHYTLDQPAVCRHRRPFLVFMVPVAPQEAAAREAVRTTWGAPGQDTLTLFFTGLPEGPRVSSIQDKLEDESGTHADIVQMNFRDSYQNLTIKTVLMMNWVATHCPNATYVMKVDADIFVNVFHLLGWLRSAPRRGLITGSVISDGRPRRDNSSKWYVSVEQFPEDRFPRYVSGAGYVLSADLAGRISWASRFVRMISMEDVYVGLCLRVLGVRPVYSFSLLPPRNLFEIRDLAYDRCAFAKLIIVNGFKPSKLLHAWRDFSKDHGSC, from the coding sequence ATGAGGACCCCTCACTCCTGGAGGTTGGTCAAGTTGCTCGCCGTCTCCTCTGTGCTCGTCCTGACCGCCCAGTTCCTGGTGAGCACCCGGACTCAACACCCAGCGAAGCCGGACGGCCTCACGGTGCAGCGGGGCGGAGCGCTGTCCCCTCACACGTACCACTACACCCTCGACCAGCCCGCGGTGTGCAGGCACAGAAGACCCTTCCTGGTGTTCATGGTCCCAGTTGCCCCTCAGGAGGCTGCAGCCAGGGAGGCCGTCCGGACCACATGGGGCGCCCCGGGTCAGGACACCCTCACCCTCTTCTTCACAGGGCTTCCGGAGGGGCCCCGGGTGTCCAGCATCCAGGACAAGCTGGAGGACGAGAGTGGGACGCACGCGGACATCGTCCAGATGAACTTCCGGGACAGCTACCAGAATCTGACCATCAAGACCGTTCTGATGATGAACTGGGTGGCGACCCACTGCCCCAACGCCACCTACGTCATGAAGGTGGACGCTGACATCTTTGTGAACGTGTTCCACCTGCTCGGGTGGCTGAGGAGCGCCCCGCGCCGGGGCTTAATCACGGGCTCGGTGATAAGCGACGGCAGGCCGCGGAGAGACAACAGCAGTAAGTGGTACGTGTCCGTGGAGCAGTTCCCCGAGGACCGCTTCCCCCGGTACGTGTCCGGGGCTGGGTACGTCCTGTCCGCGGACCTGGCCGGTCGGATCTCCTGGGCGTCCCGGTTCGTCCGCATGATCTCCATGGAGGACGTCTACGTGGGGTTATGCCTGCGGGTGCTGGGGGTCCGGCCCGTGTATTCCTTCAGCCTGCTCCCCCCCAGGAATCTGTTTGAAATCAGAGACCTGGCGTACGACAGGTGTGCCTTCGCCAAACTCATCATTGTCAACGGGTTCAAGCCGTCCAAGCTGCTGCATGCGTGGCGGGACTTCTCCAAAGACCACGGCAGCTGCTGA